The Oncorhynchus mykiss isolate Arlee chromosome 14, USDA_OmykA_1.1, whole genome shotgun sequence genome segment GAGATTAGTATTTTGTATCACTGAAGAATGTAATGATATAAACCAACCACAAATACGATACAGGTTAGACAACAAAACATTGAAAGGATACAAAGTCACGTAGCTGACCGAAGATTTCATCCACCTTCCCGATCTGCTCCTTGTTTTCCAAGTACACAGGGGCGTTGAAGTAGGGAACTTTGTTCTCCTCCGTTACACACTTGCACACAATTTCATCCTCACAGGGGTGCATAAACTCCCCTAGTGCTGGAGGAAAGAGCAAGGACATATGGTCAGTACAGAAAAAATCATGGATCATCACCTGCAAGTAAACCCACGACAACAGAGGTTGCAACGCCTGGCAGACAACATGGACATTAATAGACAACTGGAGTAAATTCAGGATGCCAAGCATCAACAATGCCCCCTGCATCACGAGAAAGTGTTTAATCAATATGGGTGCATCATCACATTGCCAAATCAGTCATCTTACCAACAACATATTCTGGAGGGCCATAGTCCTGGAAGCCTCCTCGTCCACCTCGGAAACCACCGCCGCCACCTCGACCCCCatatcctccaccaccaccaccaccgtatcctcctcttccccctccaccACGGTTGAATCCGCCACCACGGCCACCTCTTCCACCACCTCCTCGGAAAGACATGTTCTTGTACGCCTGTGATAGATAGATGATTTAGCTAAGTGGCATTGCAACAATTCCTTGCATTTCATTCTCAAAGACAAGATATGTTTTTCAAACAATGTCAGCAATAAACTTTTCCAAATGCCTGGCTATTTCAATGCCATAATAAAACTAGCTAGCTATGCCAGTGTTTCTAAAATGGGGTCCCATTAAGGTACTGCAGGGGGTCTTGCAGCCAGATGTCAAAAtattttgttttaaaaaatctacatttttaaatgaattaataaaaaaacatttttcagtttttaaatgAATATTTATATGAACATATTACATTTTGTCCAAGGGATTCATTTTCACCTTGCTGGCTCCGTAATTCTAACCAACGACCTAACAATACAATGTATTGTTCCACGAAAAGTGTGCTTTTTGCATCCTTTGATAAgcagaaattgtgcaccaatattgaacttgaaaagcctgttatattaaattaagtaccctttaatatagaccacatggaaaacGTTTTTACAAATTGGGGAATAAAGccttgctaaagtgccaaaacTCAGCATTTTGACTAGCGGACTAAACACCACCTCCATCGTGAAGGAAGTTTATGATGAATTTCCccaacagagtggagcagagacCAGGCTTTGTGGAATCTAGCTTCTACTACATTGATTCTCCCAAGGTCAATACTTAAATCCGTATCTTTTCAATAAAACGTTAATGAAATACAAGCCCCAACTTTTTGCTAACTTCTGTTCCTCAAAGATGGCAACTCGGTGTGAATGTGCATGTGTCTATTGAATCTCCAATGTTTGAAAATGAAACCTAGGCTATGAAATGATTGTAATATGTAAAAACACTAtgatttcactctctctctcgttattttTCAGTATCTCTGTAGAGAAAATATGCCAAGTGAATAAAGTTATGCGCCAAATTTAGTGTTTGGCGCATAACTTGATAAAAAAGCCGTTCTTCATAGAATTATATTTTCACATTTCATTATTTGTCCTGAAGAGGACACTCTTTGCATGGCTATAAGCCTATGTTGCTTTTGCCCTCTACTGCAAGACTGGACACTATACCAACAATGCAACTATATACACATCAGTCAGAGAGGTGAGTGCTGAATAGATAGAAGCTTGCCAGGTCATGTTGGGTGAGGTGATAAACAATGGATGCGACGCCCAAAAGTAAAGCAAGTGCTGTGCTAAGAACATGCACCGTTACAGCGGTGAAGCCCGCAAAATCTGGTGTCTTACATTATCTTTTTTGCAAAGGGTATTCCTCAAGCTCAGTAATTAAAATGTTTTGGGAGACAAAAAAACACAGCAGGTTACAAAGCATCACTTCGTAGCTATGTTTTGATGCTTGTGATGTCATTGGTCAGGGACTGGTCCAAATTCACATTTTGCCACCATCTAGCCTGCTAACTAGCTGTGAGTGTACTTGATGCCGTTCACTTAGGGTTAGTGCTAAATACCAATACATTGAAAATGTGTCCTGTGTCGTTGTTTTCAAGGTGGCTGATATGAGGCAGTTCAGTCTTCAGAGCCGTGAAAGTGTTTTTGCTGGAATCAGTGCAGTATCTCCTCCTTTCACTAGAGTAACACATTTTCTATTTTAAAAGACTGTCATACCGGTGACCCCAAATTTTATGTTGTGCTTACATTGTTAATTCCTCTAATTTATTTAATCAGGTTTATGAgggttttttttaatttattttttattccagatatttgtattattatattagCAGATATCGGTTATTGGTTAATATTTTCACTCGGATCCAAAAGTCCCATGTCAGTCGTGCTCTAGTTTTCATACGGTGAAACTATtccttataaaaaaaatatataatagaaACATTTTAGATCAAACTCAAATCATagagtaaaagcaggtgagctgattCTATGTTTCGCCATTTGCTTGTGAAAAACTGAGCAGGCAGAGCATAACAAATCAACCCCGAACCCTAGATAAAGTAGAAATGTGTAGTATTATGGCAGGACTAGCTTTAACGCTGCAACAACAAAGCTCGCTGACAAGGGACAAAAATGCCAGAAAATAGTTTGAAAACTCTAAACTCTCCGATGCAAAGAGTTCCTTCCAAGGCCCGAGACTTGGTTCATCCAGCCATGCACTGCTAACGTTATAGTAAAACTACAGTACTTGTATGCTATGTTTTCCTCTCTCAAGTTGTGTTCTGATTATGAGGGGGTCCCTGATAAATTTATAACAAATGGGGTCCCCAGCCCCAAAAAGGGTTGAGAACCCCTGCGCTAACTACGTAACTTAGCTAAGGTAAGCTTAGGTAAGTTAGCTAATTAATTGACCTGATCGATGCATTATATCACGTTTCCGACTGATACCAGTACAGTGACTTGTAATGGCTGTAACATTTTCATTGATATTAACAAATCAAGCTACTACTGTTACACTGCAAATTTACAGAAGGGATCAATAGAACAAGCTAGCTAACAGTTAACTCGACTTAGCTAGGGTTAGCCAACATGgatttcttatttacaacaaatcaaaatactaTCACGTTATGCTTTGCTGAGCACATTGTGGTAGCCTCTTGCAACTGATgaaatagaaaaaatatatatttgaaaaacATAGTTACCTTCGTAGAACAAATAAGATCAGCTGCCGGAGCGAATTGTGCTAAAAACTATTTCCACGGGATGCAAACGCATGTGGCTTTTTTGTGGCGCTGTAAATCAAAACCTGAACTGAagcactagttaccacagccacaaagttaaATTGTCTATATCGTAAAAAGGAATGTAAACAAAAATTagttttttggtcttaatttaagattAATGTTAGGCAtacggttagcagtgtggttaggtttaaaatctgattttaatcaaataaaatgtaggaATGGGCGGGggttttgactttgtggctgagGTAACTAGCGACCATACTGAAAAACAGAAAACTTAAACTATCGTAAAACTTAGACTGTCGTAAAACAAATGTGCTTAATTCACTCTGAGGAAATGCTCACAACACATGCACGAATTGATACCAAAAAGAAAGGCTCACAACACTGGAATTGCTACCAAGTTAACAATACTTTTGATACATAAATCTATACTTTACATAGAGTAGGCTAATTTAAATAAGACTGTTTCACAATAATGcttaaaaaaaaagacattgtTGTACAACTGCAATTTTGTACAGCTCTGGTGGTCCAGAGCGTTACATGCATCTTGACCCTCAAGCCACGTGTAACAACCTGTACCAGAGCTATCGTGTGTAATGTGTACATGTTTGACATATTTATATTCATCTGCCTACTTGTTGATGTGCATTTCCTCTCTACTCACATCTAGAAGAAGCCATAATTAATATTGAGGGCCAGGTAAGCAATGACGTGTCTGTCTTGTTAGGGTCAGATCGACATTTACAGAATGGTTACCTGGaggattttttttccttctcaatTTCAGTCATGGGAGGATTTAGTATTATTTTAATAGGGGACGAGGGGCGGCAGTGTTTTAGAATTACGTTCTTATTAGGCTATGTATCGATGTGTGCCTGATGCCGCCCAGCGTCCCTGATTATCCGATGGGGACTCAATATCATGTTCACCTGTAGGCTATtaagtgtggtctcaatcaaatgatccatagcctatagcCTACGAAGTGCATGCTTTgagaagcacagagcaaagttatatttcGAAGATAGCTGCTGGGATGGTATAAATACAACTAGGCTGCATGAACTCAAATTTAATttctcacatgcgccgaatacaactggtacAACTGAATacaaccaacaatgccgttttaaggaaaataagtgttaagtaaaaaatagatgttaaaaataacaaataaataaagagcagcagtaaaataacagtagcgagtctacatacagggggtaccggtacagagtcaatgtgcggggtcacaggttagtcaaggtaattgaggtaatatgtacatgtaggtagagttaaagtgacaatgcatagataataaatggagagtagcagcagcgtaaaagggggggggggggggtgcaatgcaaatagtctgggtatccatttgattagctgttcgagagtcttatggcttgggggtagaagctgttcagaagccttttggacctagacttggcgctcttgTACTGCTTGccctgcggtagcagagagaacagtctatgactagggtggctggagtcttgtttagggccttcctctgacaccgcctggtatagaggtcctggatggcaggacatttggccccagtgatgtactgggccgtacgatcaggcctaccactgttgtgtcctaccactgttgtgtcgtcagcaaacttaatgatggtgttggagtcgtgcctggccatgcaatgTATATATTCCAACACTGAGCCCCCTCCTGCTCTGCTCTAGctgataattattattttttttcgtGCTGCTTAACCAATGACTGTGCTGTGTAGGGTTATGGTGGCAGTTCAGGAGTAGAGTCAAAGGTTTCTCcccaaaatatgttttgattaggCCTAGTCCAGAAAATGCACTATCTTGCAAGGAACTAGTTTAtagcctatgttctgttcagtttgagaagagTGTGAAGATGAGGAAGACATGGAGGTATGCTATTCAGGTGggatacagtggggggaaaaagtatttagtcagccaccaattgtgcaagttctcccacttaagatgagagaggcctgtaatcttcatcataggtacacttcaactatgacagacaaaatgaggaaaaaaatcaagaaaatcacattgtaggatttttaatgaatttattagcaaattatggtggaaaataagcatttggtcacctacacacaagcaagatttctggctctcacagacctgtaacttcatctttaagaggctcctctgtcctccactccttACCTTTATTAATGGcgcctgtttgaacttgttatcagtataaaagacacctgtccacaacctcaaacagtcacactccaaactccactatggccaagaccaaagagctgtcaaaggacaccagaaacaaaattgtagacctgcaccaggctgggaagactgaatctgcaataggtaagcagcttggtttgaggaaatcaactgtgggagtaattattaggaaatggaagacatacaagaccactgataatctccctcgatctggggctccatgcaagatctcaccccgtggggtcaaaatgatcacaagaacagtgagcaaaaatcccagaaccacactgggggacctagtgaatgacctgcagagagctaggaccaaagtaacaaagcctaccatcagtaacacactatgccgccagggactcaaatcctgcagtgacagacgtgtccccctgcttaagccagtacatgtccaggcccgtctgaagtttgctagagagcatttggatgatccagaagaagattgggagaatatcatatggtcagatgaaaccaaaatataactttttggtaaaaactcaactcgttgtgtttggaggacaaagaatgctgagttgcatccaaagaacaccatatctactttgaagcatgggagtggaaacatcatgctttggggctgtttttctgcaaagggaccaggacgactgatccatgtaaaggaaataatgaattgGGCCATgtttcgtgagattttgagtgaaaaccaccttccatcagcaagggcattgaagatgaaacgtggctggatctttcagcatgacaatgatcccaaacacaccgcccaggcaacggaggagtggcttcgtaagaagcatttcaaggtcctggagtggcctagccagtctccagatctcaaccccatagaaaatctttggagggagttgaaagtccgtgttgcccagcaacagccccaaaacatcactgttctagaggagtgtgaaaaccttgtgaggacttacagaaaatgtttgacctctgtcattgccaacaaagggtatataacaaagtattgagaaacttttgttattgaccaaatacttattttccaccataatttgcaaataaattcattaaaaatcctacaatgtgattttctggatttttttcttctcattttgtctgtcatagttgaagtgtacctatgatgaaaattacaggcctcatctttttaagtgggagaacttgcacaattggtggctgactaaatacttttttgccacactgtatgTTTTACTGGGGGAGCTCAGGTAATTTAATTATGTGCATGAGCACAAATCGCCACATCTGTAATTTTAGTCCAGTCCGAATCTGCCATGTCAGTAATTTTTACTTGGCAGGAAGGTTATTATCCCAGCCCTAAACCCTATTCGGATGGGATTAGTTTTACTCGGGAAGGTCAGGTAATGTGAAAACCGACATCTGTAATTTGAGTCCCGTCCAAATCTGCCGTGGCAgcagtagcggtgcgtgggtaaaatcaagAGCCCCCCCCATATTACAACCTACACTGTATGTGTTGCCTTGTTTGCTATTAATGCATATGCCTTGTGACGTGATATatcgtgatatataggcctaaaggctgagacaataagacaGTTGCAGAATAATCACACCTTGCAAGTAGAAggacatgttgactcaccctaatTGTAGAGAagcaccaatgccatcctcctctcatgTTGACAAAGCCATCTATCACTCTCTtacagtatttttttgttgtcctaggctacctggctaaaatctttgctcgctagcctaacttccattaATGCAGaaagttagctagttaacattagccttctacatctagctgcTGTACACATTGAACTTCCATCCTAAGGCCAGGGGCACTACAATGTATGAATGAATGGTTGGATCAAAATCACCATTATAATCATtactttactgactttattgtccccatgggggaaattttgttgcagtgtcatgtacacgtttaaagtgGCATTTTAATACAAAATCTAATTGACAAtgcaactttcataacagttacctACCAATAAAAAGggactagcctgctggccttactgggtcgataggaacattaggagggatatcacacttggcacaaattattgtctagttctgtttttcctgccgaggggtgccctatacctgcgcccagaggggagtagttcaaagtccGGGTACAGGGGGTGTGTAACGGTCGTCGaatgaagaaggtgtggaccaaagcgcagcgtggtaagtgttcatgttatttttattaaactgaacacaaaacaaaataacaaagggaatgaacgaaaacgaaacagtcctgtcaggtgcagatacagaaaacaactacccacaagtcagaggtgggaaaaggctacctaagtatggttctcaatcagagacaatgatagagaACCACACCCgaccaaacacacagaaatagaaaacatagaacacaaaaacatagaatgcccaacccaactcacgccctgacaaaaccaaaatagagacataaaaaggatctttaaggtcagggcgtgacagggtgACTTGGGTCTAAAATTATTTTGTGAGCCTTTCGGAGgcccctgaccttaaagatctcatccaggcctgtctgtttgactccaagtacttTGCTTGCTCtggtgataatccttctcagcatatttctctggctgaccAACAAACAATACTAAAAGTTAAAATACTCTCAATGTAAgatttgtaaaacagagtcagtatagtacaATTAACATTAAAAGAGCCCAGCTTTTTGAGAAAGTACAGTCTCTGTTGACTCATTGTCCAGGgataattaagtaaaaccacaagtccaaatccctatccccatccatggctaatttaggaaagggacacaTTTAGCTAcctgaggacaacaacacaaagagatataacaattcaagttgtttctgttaaTGATGTATGCTCTCAAAGGGATTTGATAGGGGAGATGCCAAATCCAAGCTGGATTCCCTTAACCAATTTTTTTCTTGCCAGGACATTCAAAGTTGAGCTCAAAGCTGATTGGTTAATTttgtacacttttttttttcaagggaggccaaatgcttgcttGCATTCAATGCaacgggcggcaacaatgtcatactcgtttgAACCAGACAGCACCAGATAGATGGCTtacacgtagagagacagagggatgcagTTTCGCTCGCTCcaatgctttctcctgtgagatacattcagcctcttgcgaattgaaggaaaattatgaaacacagagacgaAAGATAAAATATTTtacgtgttattatttattttgttggTAAATTTACCCTTGGCGTCCATGCATACACACCACTGCATGGCAGTTATTTTTACATGGCAGAAGATTGCCAATTCCAGAcagttttggcaaactccaaagtcCTCTGATAGCCATAGTTTTCCAGTGAGAATTgacatccctgtgttttgagaGAAATTTCTTAGTTTGGTAGTAGTGCTGGGAAAAGAGCCGGCTGGTTCGGAACAGCTCAACAAAAAGAGCCGGCTCTTTTAGCTCCCAAACAGCTCTTTTAAAAAatatcttatttttatttttttcaagttAAACAGTTTGTGAGAGTCTGACTATGATCTGTGTTAAAATAATTCTAATTAAATTATTAAATGaaatcatactctaccttaaccacaatgtatttaaaaatgcattggtttgttatgaaaaagaatgctattaaacatttgcatttaaagtataactttttaatgtatatcaacaaagtgcatataaatgtaacaattcaaaacaaatacaatctgaacaacataataatagaatattgcaccatatcaaagaaaaagTATTAACAATGTGcaaactgcagcatcccacttaaaacattaaactggtccctcttttctctctcttctttattgccatgttataaccagcagcacaccGCAATGCTGACCATGTTTTACTTTTATAAGAGATTTGCATTTagaaatgcaagctgcctcactttcgaggggctgatgcggtttcttctctcagtaattatttgtcATGTTTTCGAGAATACCATCTCAGAGGGAACAGATGTGGCCTGTCACGACTGTTGTTTCCCTGTCACGACTGTTGTTTCCCTGTCAGATGTTTCCCTGTCACGACTTTAGTAAGACGTGGGTAGACGgaggccttgttcttccaccagctcaaatgatgtcaattagcctaacagaagcttctaaagccattacataattttctggaattttccaagatgtttaaaggcacagtca includes the following:
- the LOC110488920 gene encoding H/ACA ribonucleoprotein complex subunit 1, which encodes MSFRGGGGRGGRGGGFNRGGGGRGGYGGGGGGGYGGRGGGGGFRGGRGGFQDYGPPEYVVALGEFMHPCEDEIVCKCVTEENKVPYFNAPVYLENKEQIGKVDEIFGQLRDFYFSVKLSDNMKASSFKKLQKFYVDPMKLLPLQRFLPRPPGEKGPPRGGRGGRGGRGGPRGGGFRGGRGGGDRGGFGRGGFGGGRGGGGFRGRGGGGGRGFRGGR